The following are encoded in a window of Anopheles stephensi strain Indian chromosome X, UCI_ANSTEP_V1.0, whole genome shotgun sequence genomic DNA:
- the LOC118508751 gene encoding transmembrane protein 205, protein MCCLQRMIDTTQLLQSKPNLPANVELLDDEKQTPGHQSAHPASEQIHQDVLGTATRATRSILHGLRDQTYRLQRSQLYKILTNTTQPSHAISAIVVSMVLVALWPNLISGQAAADAQKCMPEAGDSRGSPLTQIAYLGSFTIHFGAQIWMTFVSGLALYFSLPRHTFGLIQEVLFPKYFTLGTGLSTISLVSFVELRRSTRPELAARNLAHWDPVDLLQIAALAITASLELFVRLYLAPPMLRLMHEKHRIEAQASIGQEVGQFDGAGNGSLERSRHYKATHKKFRQIHMATAILNMVSLTCTCVHLLYLATRVTI, encoded by the exons ATGTGTTGCCTTCAGCGTATGATCGATACGACCCAGCTGCTACAGAGCAAACCGAACCTTCCGGCCAACGTGGAGTTGCTGGATGATGAGAAGCAGACTCCTGGTCACCAATCAGCGCATCCAGCAAGTGAACAGATCCACCAGGATGTTCTCGGTACGGCAACCCGTGCAACACGTTCCATCTTGCACGGTCTGCGCGATCAAACGTACCGCCTTCAACGTAGCCAGCTGTACAA GATACTGACGAACACGACGCAACCAAGTCACGCAATATCGGCGATCGTGGTGTCCATGGTGCTGGTCGCCCTCTGGCCCAACCTGATCAGTGGGCAGGCAGCGGCTGACGCCCAAAAGTGTATGCCGGAAGCGGGTGACAGTCGTGGCAGTCCGTTGACACAGATTGCCTACCTTGGCTCCTTCACCATCCACTTCGGCGCCCAAATATGGATGACATTCGTATCCG gACTCGCACTGTACTTCTCGTTACCACGCCACACATTCGGCCTGATCCAGGAAGTACTGTTCCCGAAGTACTTTACGCTCGGCACTGGTCTAAGCACCATCAGTTTGGTCAGTTTTGTTGAGCTCCGTCGTAGTACCCGGCCCGAGTTAGCTGCCCGCAACTTGGCCCACTGGGATCCGGTCGATCTGCTGCAGATAGCGGCGCTGGCCATTACCGCCTCTCTGGAGCTGTTCGTGCGCCTCTATCTGGCACCACCGATGTTGCGCCTGATGCACGAAAAGCATCGCATCGAGGCACAGGCTAGCATCGGGCAGGAGGTGGGCCAGTTTGATGGTGCAGGCAACGGTTCGCTGGAACGCTCGCGTCACTACAAGGCGACGCACAAAAAGTTCCGCCAGATACATATGGCTACCGCGATCCTGAACATGGTTTCGCTAACGTGTACCTGCGTACATCTGCTTTACCTCGCAACACGGGTGACCATATAG